A single genomic interval of Mobula hypostoma chromosome 7, sMobHyp1.1, whole genome shotgun sequence harbors:
- the LOC134349373 gene encoding gastrotropin-like isoform X3 yields the protein MPGVPEDAIGHGKNAKFNTEVVQNGDEFTWSQIYPCHTTTNQFTVGKESEIEMLNCEKAKITAKIEGGKLIMKFPNYIHTVEIEGDKLIETSVSGNITLKRVHMKTA from the exons GTGTACCTGAAGATGCCATTGGACATGGGAAGAATGCAAAGTTTAACACAGAGGTTGTCCAGAATGGGGATGAATTTACATGGTCACAGATTTATCCATGTCATACTACAACCAATCAATTTACTGTGGGGAAAGAATCTGAAATCGAGATGCTGAACTGTGAAAAAGCCAAG ATTACCGCAAAAATCGAAGGAGGAAAACTCATCATGAAATTTCCTAATTATATTCATACTGTTGAGATTGAAGGAGACAAGTTGATTGAA ACATCAGTGTCCGGCAATATCACTTTAAAAAGAGTCCACATGAAAACAGCCTAA
- the LOC134348940 gene encoding gastrotropin-like encodes MAFTGKYEVASQENYDEFMKVLNYPADIIEKGRNAKVITEVTQNGNNFTWSQIYPGGKTMKNTFVIGQESEMETMDGKKFKATVKMEGNTLICDFPNYHHTSAISDGSLVETSTCGGVVYKRISKKIA; translated from the exons ATGGCTTTCACCGGCAAATACGAAGTTGCAAGTCAAGAAAACTATGATGAGTTTATGAAGGTTCTGA ATTATCCGGCTGACATCATCGAGAAGGGAAGGAACGCTAAAGTCATTACAGAGGTTACCCAAAATGGAAATAATTTTACCTGGAGCCAGATCTATCCTGGAGGAAAGACCATGAAGAACACGTTTGTCATTGGCCAGGAATCAGAGATGGAAACCATGGATGGCAAAAAATTCAAG GCAACAGTCAAAATGGAAGGAAATACACTTATTTGCGACTTTCCAAACTACCACCACACTTCAGCCATCTCCGATGGAAGTCTTGTTGAG ACTTCTACATGTGGTGGTGTGGTTTACAAGAGAATTAGCAAGAAGATTGCATAA